aattatataatattagatcAATTTCTTGAAAAAGATAGTATATTAAAGTTGGTcacaattatatattattagacGAATATTGAAACTTAAGTAAGTGGTCGCAATTTAACAATTGCAAAGACAATTTGGAGGGATCGAAATTGAGCATTGATTGCATTCTATAGTTGTGCCTTTTGCCACGTCATTTTCAATTGCCATCCAGGGTAGTTAACGTGGTGGTTGAGGTCTATCTAATTTTTCACAGCCCTTTCAAAATCAAAGACATTGtttatattgtttattttgaaGTATGATTAactacttaatatatatatatatatatatatatatatatattattttccttaattctagatatcatttaaataaacttttgatattggtaaaaaaatttatttaaattcaagcATACTGCTTtcactttatatatttagatattCATTTTAGTGGAGTCGACGACtcatttcaataaaaaattagtttgttttattttattttctccaaatacctccttaatttttaaaatagtatataGATTGAGGTATTTGCATTCCGTGTGATCACTACTTTAACAagttatcaattatatttaaatttttaaaatcctTCTATAAAGTGACTTGAATTTATAAGTTAGAATGCCAATTAGATTTTAGCtaaaatgagatttttttgtttgattataatgtatattttctatttaatgatatatataaacttaattaaatttaaaaattaataagattatgtgTCACTCATCTACCacaaagtataaaatatttaaaatatgtgtcaattttttatttattgtagtACAGACATCAAATTTACTCAagaatttttctctttaaaaactattaattGTCTACTCGTACGTTGTACGaccattattattagtttaattacaaaactaagtttacaaataaatattaatagatttttcaatatttaatatttatttttaaatatccctgttaattttttgaagatattttatgattttattagcaaataatataaaaattatattagaaatatttattaattaattctagtattatataaattaatattatcaatataattgatattactatattttagacttaaaaattattaaataataaaaaaaatcaatgtATTAGTAAATACaatatttagaatattattttctaaaattaaaattattatctaattaaatatatatatatatatatatatatatatatatatatatatatatatatatatatatatatatatatatatattttactttaccCTTACAGATAATTGTTTCTGTCACTCATTTCTCTGCAACTGTGGGTGGTGTATGCATCAATTATAGAGGGTATTCTTTTTTAGCATTATCATGAAGAGTAGGAGCAATTGCTTTATGTCATGTAAGATTGAACTATTTGTCATTTGTGCAAGAGACACTCTTTTATGAAATCCTCCTGCAACATAATCAATATCTTCATAGACAAGTGATAACAATGATGGAATCATTGAATTGGGATTGTCACCATATCATCAAGTAAAAACAGCTTCGATCAAATGgctaataattttcttttatcacatttcaataactaattaaaattggataTAATGAATATAGAAATATTCCTTTGTCCAACTTGTGGTTTAGAACAGCTCTCGATGCATTTAAATTTGAAGATCAATCATCAAGAACTGCACAagcaaaaaagagaaaaaaaaataataataataattgccTCTAATGGCTCTCTTTACTCTACCTCTGTGGCTTTCTCTTCTCCTACTTCTGCCATTGTTTCTCATCTTTCGAAAGAAGGGTGATAAGAAACATCTCCCACCAAGCCCTCCTAAGCTTCCACTTCTAGGAAACTTGCACCAACTCGGCAATGAATTGCATCATATGTCTTACTGGAAATTGTCGAAGAAATATGGTCCTGTTATGCTTCTTCATCTTGGTAAATTAAAGACAGTTGTAGTGTCTTCTGCAGAAGCAGCAAAAGAGGCTTTTAAAGTTCATGATCTTGCATGTTCAAGCAGACCACTTTTAGATGGTTCTGGTAGactttcttataattattttgatgttGCTTTTGCACCTTATGGTGAACATTGGagaaacatgagaaaactGATTATTCTTGAACTTTTTAGCTTGAAAAGAGTACAGTCCTTTCGACCCATTAGAGAATATGAAGTTGGGGTGCTAATGGGTAAATTAGCAGAAGCAGCAGCTTCTTCTACTCCTGTTAATCTTACTGACATGTTATTTGCACTTATTGCAAATATCACTTTGAAAATGTCTTTCGGGTTTGAATATAGAGGCAGTGACTTTGACAAAGAAAGATTTCATGAAGTTGTTCATGCAACTGAAGCCATTTTAGGTAGCTATGCTTTTAGTGAACTTTTCCCAGGTATAGGTTGGTTGATTGACAGAATAAATGGCCGCTATGCAAAGACTGAAAGAGTTTTTCGTGAGTTGGATAAATTCTTTCAGCATATCCTTGAAGGTCATCTTAAACCAGGAAGACAAAAGCAGGGTGATGACATGATCGATGTGCTTTTGGGTATAGAGAAGGAACAAACTGAACGTGGAGGTCAAGTTGAGTTCACTAAAGTCAATATCAAAGGAGTTCTCATGGTAAGTTCAAGTTCttatacaaaaaagaaattctttagacacataaaatattacaaatctTTAGGAATTTGTTAAGATCTTATTtcacaaataattaattaagcatAGTTGATTTCTAAACTTTACTAATTCTAACAccttttaactatttttttaacttat
The sequence above is drawn from the Ricinus communis isolate WT05 ecotype wild-type chromosome 7, ASM1957865v1, whole genome shotgun sequence genome and encodes:
- the LOC8285479 gene encoding cytochrome P450 71B36, whose amino-acid sequence is MALFTLPLWLSLLLLLPLFLIFRKKGDKKHLPPSPPKLPLLGNLHQLGNELHHMSYWKLSKKYGPVMLLHLGKLKTVVVSSAEAAKEAFKVHDLACSSRPLLDGSGRLSYNYFDVAFAPYGEHWRNMRKLIILELFSLKRVQSFRPIREYEVGVLMGKLAEAAASSTPVNLTDMLFALIANITLKMSFGFEYRGSDFDKERFHEVVHATEAILGSYAFSELFPGIGWLIDRINGRYAKTERVFRELDKFFQHILEGHLKPGRQKQGDDMIDVLLGIEKEQTERGGQVEFTKVNIKGVLMNLFVGGVDTSAITLNWAMAELMKNPRVMKKAQDEVRKAIGDKGKVTEADLGKLGYINMIIKETFRKHPPVPLLIPRETISEIKLDGYVVPANTMLQVNVWAIGHDPKYFKDPEEFYPERFAESPIDYKGSHFELLPFGAGRRMCVGMHVGEMNIGIVLSNLLYCFDWKLPDGMTRENLNMDEMDHVALTVTKKVPLSLVPVKYNP